One part of the Gammaproteobacteria bacterium genome encodes these proteins:
- a CDS encoding glutathione S-transferase N-terminal domain-containing protein codes for MIDCYYWPTPNGKKVTILLEELGIDYQIVPCDIGRGDQFSDGFLDISPNNRMPAMVDHDPVGGGDSIAIFESGAMMMYIAEKEGRFFPQDPATKAEVTQWVMWQMANQGPKLGECGHFRRLGDREGDQSYAVRRFTDEANRLYGVMNNCLYDRRYLVGDEYTIADMICYPWCAGIANQGQDIDEFVYFKRWYEALSERPAVKRGMAVGADLSVDASTLSEAESQRRAKIMYNQRARPAPDGGLLA; via the coding sequence ATGATTGATTGTTATTACTGGCCCACGCCCAACGGCAAAAAGGTCACGATTCTGCTTGAAGAACTGGGCATCGATTACCAGATTGTGCCGTGTGACATCGGTCGCGGTGACCAGTTTTCAGATGGGTTTCTTGACATAAGCCCGAACAACCGAATGCCGGCCATGGTCGACCATGACCCGGTTGGTGGCGGTGACTCGATAGCCATTTTCGAATCCGGTGCGATGATGATGTATATCGCAGAAAAAGAAGGTCGATTCTTTCCGCAGGATCCTGCGACCAAGGCCGAGGTCACGCAATGGGTGATGTGGCAGATGGCCAATCAGGGCCCGAAGCTGGGTGAATGCGGGCATTTCCGGCGACTGGGCGATCGTGAGGGCGATCAGTCTTACGCGGTGCGCCGTTTCACTGATGAAGCAAACCGGCTCTACGGCGTTATGAACAACTGTCTATATGACCGACGTTATCTCGTCGGAGATGAGTATACGATCGCCGATATGATCTGTTATCCCTGGTGTGCGGGTATTGCCAACCAGGGTCAGGACATCGACGAGTTTGTGTACTTCAAGCGCTGGTATGAGGCTCTGTCAGAGCGTCCGGCCGTCAAACGGGGTATGGCAGTGGGTGCAGACCTCAGTGTGGACGCCTCGACGCTGTCGGAGGCAGAAAGTCAGCGGCGCGCAAAAATTATGTACAACCAACGAGCCCGGCCCGCACCAGACGGTGGCCTGTTAGCGTAG